One segment of Danaus plexippus chromosome 10, MEX_DaPlex, whole genome shotgun sequence DNA contains the following:
- the LOC116767136 gene encoding protein GDAP2 homolog isoform X2 has protein sequence MRAPASVATGVQRWSQTTPAPLTDYAARAKPLHASPVFPYDEHINQRLAIWQGDISTLEVDAITNTTDETLTECNSVSERIMQVAGPDLKEEIITRGLECRTGEVVVTSGFALSCRHIIHTVSPKYVDKYHTAAESSLHNCYKNVLHRARELGARSLALCTIASPRKNFPPDLSAHTALRTVRRYLELNQYPQLVIICCTSEAGPLLALAPLYFPRDAREADAARWRLKDAGGPEGQPCHHDRRIRIIHNPHSHTDNAEDETSLDDETAAEAAAAFARACSPDTQLLLPAAQPRPPLRYDTDQYERLLRRARSEDLSEVSGIGCLYQSGVDRLGRPVVVFIGKWFPITEIDLDKALLYLIKLLDPIVRGDYVIAYFHTLASSNNHPPFSWLKEVYTVLPYKYKKNLKAFYIVHPTFWTKMMTWWFTTFMAPAIKAKVHTLPGVEYLYSVMARDQLEVPAFVTEYDMTINGLHYFQPDTSNT, from the exons ATGCGCGCGCCGGCGAGTGTCGCGACGGGCGTACAGCGCTGGTCGCAGACGACGCCCGCGCCCCTCACCGACTATGCGGCGAGGGCGAAGCCCCTTCACGCTAGCCCCGTCTTCCCCTACGACGAACATATTAACCAACGACTAGCGATCTG GCAGGGTGACATATCAACGTTAGAGGTGGACGCGATCACGAATACAACAGACGAGACGCTCACGGAATGTAACTCGGTCAGTGAGAGGATAATGCAGGTCGCGGGGCCGGACCTGAAAGAGGAGATCATCACTAGAGGCCTCG AGTGCAGGACGGGCGAGGTGGTGGTGACGAGCGGGTTCGCTCTCTCCTGCAGACACATCATACACACCGTCAGCCCCAAATACGTGGACAAGTATCACACAGCCGCCGAGAGCTCGCTGCATAACTGTTACAA GAACGTGTTACATCGCGCCCGTGAGCTGGGCGCTCGTTCTCTAGCATTGTGTACCATCGCCTCGCCTAGGAAGAACTTCCCGCCAGATCTCTCCGCACACACCGCGCTCC GCACCGTCCGTCGCTATCTCGAGCTGAACCAGTATCCGCAGCTGGTCATCATATGCTGCACGTCGGAGGCCGGCCCGCTGTTGGCGCTGGCGCCGCTCTACTTCCCCCGGGACGCTCGCGAGGCGGACGCCGCTCGCTGGAGACTGAAGGACGCCGGCGGTCCCGAGGGACAACCCTGCCACCACGACAGGCGGATCAGGATCATACACAACCCGCACTCACACACTGATAACG CCGAGGACGAGACCTCGCTGGACGATGAGACCGCCGCGGAGGCTGCGGCGGCTTTCGCCCGCGCCTGCTCACCCGACACGCAACTGTTACTACCGGCTGCCCAGCCGCGACCGCCGCTCAGATACGACACCGACCA ATACGAGCGTCTTCTCCGTCGTGCTCGAAGCGAAGACCTGAGCGAAGTGTCCGGTATAGGATGCTTGTATCAGAGCGGCGTTGACAGACTCGGAAGACCGGTGGTCGTGTTCATTGGCAAATGGTTCCCCATCACGGAGATAGATCTCGATAAG GCTTTATTATATCTCATCAAGCTGCTAGACCCCATCGTCCGTGGGGATTACGTCATAGCCTACTTCCACACACTGGCCTCGTCGAACAACCATCCACCCTTCTCGTGGCTGAAGGAGGTTTACACCGTGCTGCCTTATAA ataTAAGAAGAATTTGAAAGCCTTTTACATAGTACATCCTACGTTTTGGACAAAG ATGATGACATGGTGGTTCACAACATTCATGGCGCCCGCTATCAAGGCGAAAGTCCACACGCTGCCTGGTGTTGAGTATTTATACTCTGTGATGGCGAGAGACCAGCTCGAGGTGCCCGCCTTCGTCACAGAGTACGATATGACG ATAAACGGCCTGCACTACTTCCAGCCGGACACGAGCAACACGTAG
- the LOC116767136 gene encoding protein GDAP2 homolog isoform X1, with protein MTVLECSVMRAPASVATGVQRWSQTTPAPLTDYAARAKPLHASPVFPYDEHINQRLAIWQGDISTLEVDAITNTTDETLTECNSVSERIMQVAGPDLKEEIITRGLECRTGEVVVTSGFALSCRHIIHTVSPKYVDKYHTAAESSLHNCYKNVLHRARELGARSLALCTIASPRKNFPPDLSAHTALRTVRRYLELNQYPQLVIICCTSEAGPLLALAPLYFPRDAREADAARWRLKDAGGPEGQPCHHDRRIRIIHNPHSHTDNAEDETSLDDETAAEAAAAFARACSPDTQLLLPAAQPRPPLRYDTDQYERLLRRARSEDLSEVSGIGCLYQSGVDRLGRPVVVFIGKWFPITEIDLDKALLYLIKLLDPIVRGDYVIAYFHTLASSNNHPPFSWLKEVYTVLPYKYKKNLKAFYIVHPTFWTKMMTWWFTTFMAPAIKAKVHTLPGVEYLYSVMARDQLEVPAFVTEYDMTINGLHYFQPDTSNT; from the exons ATGACTGTATTAG agtGTAGCGTTATGCGCGCGCCGGCGAGTGTCGCGACGGGCGTACAGCGCTGGTCGCAGACGACGCCCGCGCCCCTCACCGACTATGCGGCGAGGGCGAAGCCCCTTCACGCTAGCCCCGTCTTCCCCTACGACGAACATATTAACCAACGACTAGCGATCTG GCAGGGTGACATATCAACGTTAGAGGTGGACGCGATCACGAATACAACAGACGAGACGCTCACGGAATGTAACTCGGTCAGTGAGAGGATAATGCAGGTCGCGGGGCCGGACCTGAAAGAGGAGATCATCACTAGAGGCCTCG AGTGCAGGACGGGCGAGGTGGTGGTGACGAGCGGGTTCGCTCTCTCCTGCAGACACATCATACACACCGTCAGCCCCAAATACGTGGACAAGTATCACACAGCCGCCGAGAGCTCGCTGCATAACTGTTACAA GAACGTGTTACATCGCGCCCGTGAGCTGGGCGCTCGTTCTCTAGCATTGTGTACCATCGCCTCGCCTAGGAAGAACTTCCCGCCAGATCTCTCCGCACACACCGCGCTCC GCACCGTCCGTCGCTATCTCGAGCTGAACCAGTATCCGCAGCTGGTCATCATATGCTGCACGTCGGAGGCCGGCCCGCTGTTGGCGCTGGCGCCGCTCTACTTCCCCCGGGACGCTCGCGAGGCGGACGCCGCTCGCTGGAGACTGAAGGACGCCGGCGGTCCCGAGGGACAACCCTGCCACCACGACAGGCGGATCAGGATCATACACAACCCGCACTCACACACTGATAACG CCGAGGACGAGACCTCGCTGGACGATGAGACCGCCGCGGAGGCTGCGGCGGCTTTCGCCCGCGCCTGCTCACCCGACACGCAACTGTTACTACCGGCTGCCCAGCCGCGACCGCCGCTCAGATACGACACCGACCA ATACGAGCGTCTTCTCCGTCGTGCTCGAAGCGAAGACCTGAGCGAAGTGTCCGGTATAGGATGCTTGTATCAGAGCGGCGTTGACAGACTCGGAAGACCGGTGGTCGTGTTCATTGGCAAATGGTTCCCCATCACGGAGATAGATCTCGATAAG GCTTTATTATATCTCATCAAGCTGCTAGACCCCATCGTCCGTGGGGATTACGTCATAGCCTACTTCCACACACTGGCCTCGTCGAACAACCATCCACCCTTCTCGTGGCTGAAGGAGGTTTACACCGTGCTGCCTTATAA ataTAAGAAGAATTTGAAAGCCTTTTACATAGTACATCCTACGTTTTGGACAAAG ATGATGACATGGTGGTTCACAACATTCATGGCGCCCGCTATCAAGGCGAAAGTCCACACGCTGCCTGGTGTTGAGTATTTATACTCTGTGATGGCGAGAGACCAGCTCGAGGTGCCCGCCTTCGTCACAGAGTACGATATGACG ATAAACGGCCTGCACTACTTCCAGCCGGACACGAGCAACACGTAG